The Parachlamydia acanthamoebae genome has a window encoding:
- a CDS encoding IS630 transposase-related protein, with protein sequence MVYSLDLRKRALNYIANDGTRLEASKIFGVTVPTLANWLSRAARFSTQNEWV encoded by the coding sequence ATGGTCTATTCACTTGATTTAAGAAAAAGAGCTTTAAATTACATTGCAAATGATGGGACTCGCTTGGAAGCAAGCAAGATTTTTGGCGTTACTGTTCCGACTTTAGCAAATTGGCTTTCTAGAGCAGCAAGATTTAGCACCCAAAATGAATGGGTCTAA
- a CDS encoding IS630 transposase-related protein has protein sequence MGFLEQQDLAPKMNGSKPSKIDNEKLRKYIEEHPDSYLREIAAVFNSTLQAIFYA, from the coding sequence ATTGGCTTTCTAGAGCAGCAAGATTTAGCACCCAAAATGAATGGGTCTAAACCTAGTAAAATTGATAACGAAAAACTTCGGAAATATATCGAAGAGCACCCTGATAGTTATTTAAGAGAAATAGCTGCAGTATTCAATTCAACATTACAGGCAATATTTTATGCGTGA
- a CDS encoding type III secretion system chaperone, with product MLENHMKQLAGELEFENSMTSETPGMYVFPLDEDIKIYISAIPQGIYFECAVAPCPTTKQEELFTQLLLANLFGQGTRGAILGLSEDNKSIKLTQILENKEDYQLFKNNLEDFVNSVDFWSEETLTYSK from the coding sequence ATGTTAGAAAATCACATGAAGCAATTAGCCGGCGAGTTAGAGTTTGAAAATTCCATGACGTCAGAAACTCCTGGAATGTATGTATTCCCTTTGGACGAAGATATAAAAATTTATATTTCTGCTATTCCCCAGGGCATTTATTTTGAGTGTGCGGTTGCTCCATGTCCAACTACGAAACAAGAAGAATTATTCACTCAGCTTCTTCTTGCAAATTTGTTTGGGCAAGGAACACGAGGGGCAATTCTGGGATTAAGTGAAGACAATAAGTCAATCAAATTAACACAAATTTTGGAAAATAAAGAAGATTACCAATTGTTTAAAAATAATTTGGAAGATTTCGTTAATTCAGTCGATTTTTGGTCAGAAGAAACTTTGACTTATAGTAAATAA